From Paenibacillus sp. PK3_47, the proteins below share one genomic window:
- a CDS encoding ArpU family phage packaging/lysis transcriptional regulator, giving the protein MMSLSSLPELDRRRTQITIESMLEKYRIFKTVTFEAREASVTYSYNERFHGPTNTVSDQTAAIAAHNVDVPAARRAYCAALDSVVDRLDTREQQLVRERYMRRDEIYDYTVYNHVFDPPVSKDTYVKIRSKAFYKMALALSDLGMLSLGSLLKNKAASKSGLPESIAGTLR; this is encoded by the coding sequence ATGATGAGCTTATCCTCTTTACCCGAACTGGACCGCCGCCGGACGCAGATTACTATAGAGAGCATGCTGGAGAAATACCGGATTTTTAAAACTGTTACTTTTGAGGCCAGGGAAGCGAGTGTGACTTACTCCTATAATGAGAGGTTTCATGGACCCACCAACACGGTGAGTGATCAGACAGCTGCTATTGCCGCACATAACGTAGATGTACCCGCTGCGAGAAGAGCTTACTGTGCCGCATTGGATTCTGTAGTGGACAGGCTGGACACAAGAGAGCAGCAACTGGTGCGGGAGCGCTATATGCGCAGAGACGAGATATACGACTATACTGTATATAATCATGTGTTCGATCCGCCGGTCAGCAAAGATACGTACGTGAAGATCCGTTCCAAGGCTTTTTATAAAATGGCGCTGGCCCTGTCCGATCTGGGGATGCTGTCACTGGGTTCCCTATTAAAAAATAAAGCAGCTTCGAAAAGCGGGCTTCCGGAGAGTATAGCAGGCACTTTAAGATAA